CGTGGCCGGGTGCCCCTGCATCAGGTACCGTGCATCGACCATGTCACGTCGCGCGCTCGGTAAGGCCCATTTGGCGAGGAGCACCGTCGAGAGCACCGCGCTCGCAAGCCCGGTGGTCGTCGCGACGGTGAGCGTCGCCACGCTGCCCCAGCCCGCGCGGAACGCGAGGTAGCCGGCCGCGCCAAAGACGAGCGCGAACGCGGCCAACGTCTGCACGTTGAGCACCCGCGACGGCTCCGTGCGCGGGTCGTGTGCGCCCGTCTCCTCGTGTGGAGCGCGCCCCGACGGCTGCGGGGCGCGCTCCACCCCGTGGAGCATGACGTACACGCCGAGCACGAGCCCGGCGACGAAACAGGCGACGTAGAGCAGCGACATGCGGCCAATGTACAGCAGGAACAGCGCACACGATCCTCGCAACGTTCCCGGCGAGGAGACCCGGCCGTCGCCGACGGCGAGCCGGCCCGCCGAGCCCGGTTAGGCGCCGAGGTACTGCTTGAACCAGGCGACCGTCCGCGGCCAGGCCTGACGCGTCGCGTTGAGGTTGGCGCCGGACGAATCACTTTGCTGCCGCAGGAAGCCGTGGCCCGCGCCCGGATAGACGACGAAGTCGTGGGTGCGGCCGAGCGCGCGGAGTGTCGAGTCGGCCGGCGGGAGCGTGGAGACGACACGCGCGTCGTTGCCGCCGAACAGGCCGAGGATCGGGACGCGCTCGCGGGCGAGTTCTGAAGAGCGAGGCGCGGTGCCGTAGTAGACCACCGACGCCTTGAGCGCGGGCGTGAGCTGCGTCGCGGCCGCGACCGCGTGCCCGAACGCGATCGACCCGCCCCAGCAGAAGCCGACCACGCCGTATTGGGGCAGCGCGGACGGCAGGGCGGTCGCGTAGTCCGCGGCCATCGTGATGCGCCGCTGCACCTGCGACACGTCGAGGTTCGAGATCTGCTGCACCGCGGCCTGC
The Gemmatimonadetes bacterium T265 genome window above contains:
- a CDS encoding dienelactone hydrolase codes for the protein MVHDHGAMAGMNPAPTAAPAPGVGAANLPADAGGAVARLNASPRHGEYVTVRAGGDSVRAWVVYPQRSSRAPVVVVVHEIFGLSSWVRGVADQLAAEGYIAIAPDFLTDSPAQANPDNVGMQAAVQQISNLDVSQVQRRITMAADYATALPSALPQYGVVGFCWGGSIAFGHAVAAATQLTPALKASVVYYGTAPRSSELARERVPILGLFGGNDARVVSTLPPADSTLRALGRTHDFVVYPGAGHGFLRQQSDSSGANLNATRQAWPRTVAWFKQYLGA